In one Candidatus Methylomirabilis sp. genomic region, the following are encoded:
- a CDS encoding heavy metal translocating P-type ATPase: MTYVVSDKSGNRRVELPVSGLTCDKCVQTVERALRAVPGVATAIVNLVSSRAVVEYDPGQTGLPALHEAIKAAGYRVDAAKTRFAIRGITCASCVTKIEQALLATPGVLKASVNLGTEEAEVVYLPSVADLAAVKGAVGSAGYEVVEAPPLASPEATDREAKAREQEYRSLMRKWWFGAAVGTFTMTMSYPWLFPILDTWFPRDSPQLWYIWAGMGVAALAVMLYSGGHFYTGAWRALKHRAANMHTLIALGTGVAWVYSTIALLFPQLFPSAAFADVYYDVTVVVIALVDLGLAMELKAKGRTSEAIKKLIGLQARTARVVRDGQEVDIPVEEVLVGDLVVVRPGEKIPVDGEITEGSSAVDESMVTGESLPVEKKAGDEVIGATINKTGAFKFRATKVGKDTALANIIRMVQDAQGSKVPVQRIVDVVSGYFTPSVAILAILGFMIWYTFGPPPAVIYALIVAVTTLIIACPCALGMATPMSLTTGVGLGALNGILIRGGESLQTAQNLQTIILDKTGTITHGKPILTNVVVAGSFREEELLRLAGGVEKSSEHPLAAAIVEGAKGRGLALPDADTFNAIPGHGIEAGIEGRTLLLGNLKLMRDRQVALDRLEQTAITLADDGKTPMYVAIDGRAAGVIAVADTVKDDSKVAIQTLKAMGLEVVMITGDNERTAQAIGRLVGIDRVLAEVLPQDKAFNVQKLQLEGKKVAMVGDGINDAPALAQADVGFAIGTGTDVAIAASDITLIKGSLRGVVLAIQISRATMRNVYQNLAGAFLYNVLGLPIALGILYPFFGILLSPMLAAIAMSFSSVTVVTNANRLKRWKPAAA, from the coding sequence ATGACCTACGTGGTGTCTGACAAGTCGGGGAATCGGCGCGTTGAGCTCCCCGTGAGTGGCCTGACCTGCGATAAGTGCGTCCAGACGGTTGAGCGCGCCCTCCGCGCAGTGCCAGGGGTCGCCACGGCAATCGTCAATCTCGTGAGCAGCCGTGCTGTCGTGGAATACGACCCAGGGCAGACGGGTCTCCCCGCACTGCACGAGGCTATCAAGGCTGCGGGGTACCGTGTCGACGCGGCCAAGACGCGTTTCGCCATACGGGGGATTACCTGCGCCTCCTGCGTCACGAAGATCGAACAGGCGCTGCTCGCCACTCCCGGTGTATTGAAAGCGAGCGTGAACCTGGGGACAGAGGAGGCGGAGGTGGTGTACCTGCCGAGTGTGGCCGACCTGGCGGCGGTTAAGGGGGCAGTCGGGTCGGCCGGGTACGAGGTTGTCGAGGCGCCGCCGCTGGCGAGTCCGGAAGCGACGGACCGAGAGGCCAAGGCTCGCGAGCAGGAGTATCGGAGCCTCATGCGAAAATGGTGGTTCGGGGCGGCGGTCGGGACATTCACGATGACCATGAGCTACCCGTGGCTTTTCCCGATCCTCGACACGTGGTTCCCGCGCGACAGCCCCCAGCTCTGGTATATCTGGGCCGGAATGGGGGTCGCGGCGCTGGCGGTGATGCTGTACAGCGGAGGCCACTTCTACACCGGCGCCTGGCGGGCACTCAAGCATCGGGCCGCGAACATGCACACACTGATCGCCCTCGGTACCGGGGTCGCTTGGGTCTACTCCACGATCGCGCTCCTCTTCCCACAACTCTTCCCCTCTGCCGCCTTTGCCGACGTCTACTACGACGTGACGGTGGTCGTGATTGCCCTTGTGGACTTGGGGCTGGCCATGGAGTTGAAGGCGAAAGGCCGGACGTCAGAAGCCATCAAGAAGCTGATCGGCTTGCAGGCGAGGACCGCGCGCGTGGTGAGAGACGGGCAGGAAGTGGACATCCCGGTTGAGGAGGTACTGGTCGGGGACCTCGTGGTCGTTCGCCCCGGAGAGAAGATCCCCGTAGACGGGGAGATCACCGAGGGCTCCTCGGCAGTCGATGAGTCCATGGTTACCGGGGAGTCGCTCCCGGTCGAGAAGAAAGCTGGCGATGAGGTGATCGGGGCCACGATCAACAAGACCGGAGCTTTTAAGTTTAGGGCTACGAAAGTCGGGAAGGATACTGCGCTCGCCAACATCATCCGGATGGTGCAGGACGCTCAGGGCTCGAAGGTTCCGGTCCAGCGGATCGTGGACGTCGTTTCGGGCTACTTCACGCCCTCCGTGGCGATCCTCGCCATCCTGGGGTTCATGATCTGGTACACGTTCGGGCCGCCGCCAGCGGTGATCTACGCGCTTATCGTGGCGGTGACCACGCTGATCATCGCCTGCCCATGCGCCCTTGGCATGGCGACGCCGATGTCGCTGACGACCGGCGTCGGCCTCGGAGCGCTCAACGGAATCCTGATCCGGGGCGGCGAGTCCCTCCAGACCGCGCAGAACCTCCAGACGATCATCCTGGACAAGACCGGCACCATCACGCACGGCAAGCCCATATTGACCAACGTCGTGGTGGCTGGATCTTTCAGGGAGGAGGAATTGCTGCGCCTGGCCGGTGGCGTCGAGAAGTCGTCAGAGCACCCCCTGGCCGCCGCCATCGTCGAGGGCGCCAAGGGGCGCGGCCTCGCGCTCCCCGACGCGGATACCTTCAACGCGATCCCCGGTCACGGGATCGAGGCCGGCATCGAGGGGCGCACACTGCTCCTGGGGAATCTCAAACTGATGCGGGATCGCCAGGTGGCTCTGGATAGGCTGGAACAAACGGCCATCACGCTCGCCGACGACGGGAAGACGCCAATGTACGTGGCCATCGACGGGAGGGCGGCCGGCGTCATTGCCGTGGCCGACACCGTGAAGGACGACTCCAAGGTGGCGATTCAAACCCTTAAAGCGATGGGACTCGAGGTGGTCATGATCACCGGCGATAACGAGCGAACGGCCCAGGCCATCGGTCGGCTGGTCGGCATCGACCGTGTCCTGGCCGAAGTGCTGCCGCAGGATAAGGCCTTCAATGTTCAAAAGCTGCAACTCGAAGGGAAGAAAGTCGCAATGGTCGGTGATGGGATCAACGACGCCCCCGCCCTCGCCCAGGCGGACGTGGGCTTTGCCATCGGGACGGGCACCGACGTGGCTATTGCCGCATCGGACATCACGCTGATCAAGGGAAGCCTCCGAGGCGTCGTCCTGGCTATCCAGATCAGCCGGGCGACCATGCGCAACGTCTACCAGAACCTTGCCGGAGCCTTCTTGTATAATGTCCTCGGTCTGCCGATCGCCCTGGGTATTCTCTACCCCTTCTTCGGGATCCTGCTTTCCCCGATGCTGGCGGCCATCGCCATGTCGTTCAGCTCCGTCACCGTCGTCACCAATGCCAACCGGCTGAAGCGGTGGAAGCCGGCCGCCGCGTGA
- a CDS encoding cupredoxin domain-containing protein — protein MSWDKIVVDVVGLGLIGFIVWFFWLVKAKGVKAALTSGGYQEQLVLVKGGYTPDVIVVERGKPVRLKFVRQESASCSEMVLIPAFDKNVRLPEGETVPIELLPKEPGEYEFACQMGMFRGKLIVE, from the coding sequence ATGTCCTGGGACAAGATCGTCGTGGATGTCGTCGGGCTCGGGCTGATCGGGTTTATCGTATGGTTTTTCTGGCTCGTCAAAGCCAAGGGAGTAAAGGCCGCCCTGACCAGCGGCGGCTATCAGGAACAACTCGTACTCGTGAAGGGTGGCTACACGCCCGACGTCATTGTTGTAGAGCGCGGGAAACCGGTCCGGCTCAAGTTCGTGCGTCAGGAGTCGGCATCCTGCTCGGAAATGGTGTTGATTCCCGCGTTCGACAAGAACGTCAGGCTTCCAGAGGGTGAGACCGTCCCGATCGAGCTTCTGCCCAAGGAGCCGGGCGAGTACGAGTTCGCCTGTCAGATGGGGATGTTTCGCGGCAAGCTAATCGTGGAGTGA
- the nirK gene encoding copper-containing nitrite reductase → MRTILTVILGISVLLGCFANTWAENASQVKTLERVTQRLVAPPFLPAHEQVAQGPPKVVQVRMVIEEKRMTISPDGATIWAMTFNGSVPGPIVVVHQDDYVELTLVNPTTNTLRHNIDFHAATGALGGGELTHVAPGQEVVLRFKAIKAGVFVYHCAPGGPMIPWHVVSGMNGAIMVLPRDGLRDAEGKPVRYDKAYYIGEQDFYIPKDANGKYKAYPTPIAGLEDMLEVMRTLTPTHVVFNGAVGALTGEHALTAKVGERVLFIHAQANRDSRPHLIGGHADLMWSGGSFKDRPATNLETWFVAGGSAVAALYQFRQPGLYVYLNHNLIEAMLLGAAAHIKVEGVWNNDLMEQIHKPGSIK, encoded by the coding sequence ATGCGCACGATACTGACTGTCATTCTTGGCATCAGTGTCTTACTGGGCTGCTTTGCGAATACATGGGCGGAGAACGCCTCCCAGGTGAAGACACTGGAACGCGTCACTCAGAGGCTTGTCGCCCCGCCGTTCCTGCCCGCCCATGAGCAAGTGGCGCAGGGGCCGCCAAAGGTCGTGCAAGTGCGCATGGTAATCGAGGAGAAGCGCATGACAATCAGCCCGGATGGCGCCACGATCTGGGCCATGACCTTCAACGGGAGCGTCCCAGGGCCGATCGTCGTGGTTCATCAAGACGACTATGTGGAACTGACACTGGTCAACCCGACAACGAACACATTGCGGCACAATATCGATTTTCACGCAGCCACCGGAGCCTTGGGTGGTGGAGAGCTGACCCATGTCGCCCCGGGGCAGGAGGTTGTCCTCCGATTCAAAGCGATCAAAGCGGGGGTCTTTGTCTATCACTGCGCCCCTGGCGGACCCATGATCCCATGGCACGTCGTGTCGGGGATGAACGGAGCCATCATGGTTCTCCCGCGAGACGGCCTGCGAGATGCCGAAGGGAAGCCGGTCCGATACGACAAAGCCTACTATATAGGTGAGCAAGACTTTTACATCCCCAAGGACGCGAACGGAAAGTACAAGGCGTACCCGACGCCCATCGCCGGCCTGGAGGATATGCTCGAGGTCATGAGGACCCTGACGCCCACCCATGTGGTGTTTAACGGAGCCGTGGGCGCCCTCACAGGCGAGCATGCCCTAACGGCTAAGGTCGGGGAGAGGGTGTTGTTCATCCACGCTCAAGCCAATAGAGACTCTCGCCCCCATCTGATCGGCGGGCACGCTGACCTGATGTGGAGCGGCGGCTCTTTCAAGGACAGGCCGGCGACGAATCTGGAGACATGGTTCGTGGCAGGCGGCTCTGCGGTAGCCGCGCTGTATCAGTTTCGACAGCCCGGTCTGTATGTTTATCTCAATCATAACCTGATCGAAGCGATGTTGCTGGGCGCAGCCGCCCATATCAAAGTAGAAGGGGTATGGAATAACGATCTTATGGAACAGATCCACAAGCCTGGTTCGATCAAGTAG
- a CDS encoding helicase-related protein, whose protein sequence is MDKDFAPGDVVAGLDASELVEIQRVAPFGGKTLLEGVGLQSRRLVKRPLATEELAALVKVRGGQHTFNGDASLFLLCAEAERIRIAHQFDPLFAVNSSIVDPLPHQVEAVYRYLLPLPRIRFLLADDTGAGKTIMTGLLIKELLFRGVLQKVLIIVPGGLTKQWKEEELQEKFGLYARLVNRASFEAEPGQFSRYEDGIFVTSIDFLARNEGCLKAAAETQWDLVVVDEAHKLSAYEYGTKLEESERYKAVKALTRKTDHLLFLTATPHRGRKDTFRRLLLLLDEDLFQKDEHVADRVREQAAPYGASSEENLDTERPISKARNRFFLRRLKEEMVDWDNQALFKNRHTKTTGYDLTPEEKILYNEVTSYVRSKRKEAKAKKNRNVELTLMVMQRRLASSLYAITRTLDNRLRALNEVLSILRDPSRSEAEKKRLFRETPDPSDPRDITEYEDLTEEERERVDRRIFRQVLTDDPNKVEEERDEVERLFRLADSLKHHKEAKFVELLTVLDSSDVIRAEDEKLLIFTEHRDTLNSLAKRLEGKGYTVATIHGGMDVDTRKQAQRTFRARAKIMVATDAAGEGINLQFCRYLINWDIPWNPNRLEQRMGRIHRYGQADDVWVYNLVASNTREGSVLQKILSKLDIMREQMGSDRVYDVIDEWLEDVPLVRLIESAIDADDESASSRDTDVALAAASRERAEQLMAIQKKISLASRLDLRSARELRDASDERRLQPLFIQRFFERAWTASGGTVRKDDHCPVWHIGSTPTALLELAREQRQALSENYGTPFVFDKQLVSVASKVRTPERTKLMGPGHPLFDTLIEWAIREARQAFAKGATLVDPNIAKPQRVWLVRSTIEDGRRQWRQDRRKPPAHERLAIVVHDHMGLRTTSPSYLLNCTAPEAAIPVPDVVSKSAEEIQAWAYEQITERQLDQVTTIRTEECDLRREYLNTAFTDLILDLQGELNDLQQALLYGDDDAQERERLQQRVEDLKARKVERLKELELMMKLTANLPDLLTEAVIAPVPVATVESEEEAPAKGFPMRRDDEVEAIAMDVAMRYERSRGWTPTDVSRDGEHYDVRSEGPGGEKRFIEVKGRAQSGAIILTGPELDKLGQLGERAWLYVITFCKGERPRLRIIQDPISKLTPEMLYRQIQYLIEENDWAGQGVEVAPDGWSE, encoded by the coding sequence TTGGATAAAGACTTCGCCCCTGGTGACGTGGTCGCGGGGCTGGACGCGTCCGAACTCGTCGAGATTCAGCGGGTCGCCCCCTTCGGCGGTAAGACGCTCCTTGAGGGAGTCGGGCTTCAGTCCCGCCGACTGGTGAAGCGCCCCTTGGCCACGGAAGAGCTTGCAGCACTCGTCAAGGTACGCGGCGGGCAGCACACGTTCAACGGCGATGCCAGCCTCTTCCTTCTCTGCGCCGAGGCAGAACGTATCCGCATCGCTCACCAGTTTGATCCGCTCTTCGCCGTCAACTCCAGCATCGTTGACCCACTCCCGCATCAAGTGGAGGCGGTCTATCGGTACCTCCTCCCCTTGCCGAGAATCCGTTTCCTGTTGGCCGACGACACAGGAGCGGGTAAGACGATCATGACTGGGCTCTTGATCAAGGAGCTGCTATTCCGGGGAGTGCTTCAGAAGGTCCTGATCATTGTTCCAGGCGGCCTGACGAAGCAGTGGAAGGAAGAGGAGCTCCAAGAGAAGTTCGGGCTTTACGCACGGCTCGTCAACCGCGCGTCCTTCGAAGCAGAACCGGGCCAGTTCTCCCGGTATGAAGACGGCATCTTCGTCACGTCCATCGATTTCCTGGCCCGTAATGAAGGCTGTCTCAAGGCCGCCGCTGAAACCCAGTGGGATCTCGTGGTGGTCGACGAGGCCCATAAGCTCTCGGCCTACGAGTACGGCACGAAGTTGGAAGAGAGCGAGCGGTACAAGGCGGTGAAGGCGCTCACTCGCAAAACTGACCACCTCCTGTTCCTTACGGCGACTCCGCACCGCGGAAGAAAGGACACGTTCCGCCGGCTACTCCTGCTTCTCGATGAGGACCTCTTCCAGAAGGACGAGCATGTTGCCGACCGGGTACGCGAGCAGGCGGCACCCTACGGCGCATCCAGCGAAGAAAACCTCGACACCGAGCGCCCGATCAGCAAGGCGCGGAATCGATTCTTCCTTCGTCGCCTGAAAGAGGAGATGGTTGATTGGGACAACCAAGCGCTCTTCAAGAATCGCCATACGAAGACGACCGGCTATGATCTGACACCGGAGGAAAAGATCCTCTATAACGAGGTGACAAGCTACGTTCGCTCAAAGCGCAAGGAGGCCAAGGCGAAGAAGAACCGGAACGTCGAGTTGACCCTCATGGTCATGCAGCGCCGCCTGGCCAGCAGCCTCTACGCCATCACGCGGACCCTTGATAACCGACTCCGGGCTCTGAATGAGGTCCTCTCCATACTCAGAGATCCCAGCCGTTCAGAGGCGGAGAAAAAGCGACTGTTCCGGGAGACTCCAGACCCAAGCGATCCGCGGGATATCACAGAATACGAGGACCTGACCGAGGAGGAACGCGAGCGGGTCGACCGGCGGATCTTCCGCCAGGTCCTAACGGATGATCCGAACAAGGTCGAGGAAGAACGCGACGAAGTCGAACGGCTCTTCCGGCTGGCCGACAGCCTAAAGCACCACAAGGAGGCGAAGTTTGTCGAGCTTCTCACCGTCTTGGATTCCTCCGATGTGATCCGAGCAGAGGATGAAAAGCTCCTGATCTTTACCGAACACCGCGACACGCTCAACAGCCTTGCCAAGCGCCTCGAGGGAAAGGGGTACACCGTCGCTACGATCCATGGCGGCATGGACGTGGATACGCGCAAACAGGCCCAGCGCACGTTTCGCGCGCGGGCCAAGATCATGGTCGCCACCGACGCGGCAGGTGAAGGCATTAACCTTCAGTTCTGTCGCTACCTCATCAATTGGGACATCCCGTGGAATCCCAACAGACTTGAACAGCGGATGGGGCGCATCCACCGGTATGGCCAGGCCGATGACGTGTGGGTCTACAACTTGGTTGCCAGCAATACTCGGGAGGGATCGGTCCTCCAGAAGATCCTCTCGAAACTGGACATCATGCGCGAACAGATGGGGTCTGACCGAGTCTACGACGTGATCGACGAGTGGCTGGAGGATGTGCCGCTGGTACGACTGATTGAAAGTGCCATTGATGCGGACGATGAATCGGCGAGTTCCAGAGACACCGACGTTGCGCTGGCGGCGGCATCACGCGAGAGGGCCGAGCAGCTCATGGCTATCCAGAAGAAGATCTCGCTTGCTTCACGCCTCGATTTGAGATCCGCCCGCGAGCTGCGCGACGCATCGGACGAGCGCCGACTTCAGCCATTGTTTATCCAGCGGTTCTTTGAACGTGCGTGGACGGCAAGTGGGGGCACCGTCCGTAAGGACGATCACTGTCCGGTCTGGCACATCGGCTCTACGCCAACCGCCCTGCTCGAACTCGCCAGGGAGCAGCGACAGGCTCTATCCGAGAACTACGGTACTCCCTTCGTGTTCGACAAGCAGCTCGTGAGCGTCGCGAGCAAAGTGCGTACCCCTGAGCGCACGAAGCTCATGGGACCCGGGCACCCGCTGTTCGATACCCTAATCGAGTGGGCGATTCGTGAGGCGCGTCAAGCCTTTGCCAAAGGGGCAACCCTCGTGGACCCCAATATCGCCAAGCCACAGCGAGTCTGGCTCGTCCGTTCAACCATTGAGGATGGACGTCGGCAATGGCGTCAGGATCGTCGTAAGCCACCGGCCCATGAGCGGCTGGCCATAGTGGTTCACGACCATATGGGTCTTCGCACGACCTCACCGTCGTACTTGCTCAACTGTACGGCTCCGGAGGCTGCCATCCCGGTTCCCGATGTGGTATCGAAGTCCGCCGAGGAGATTCAGGCATGGGCCTACGAGCAGATCACCGAGCGGCAGCTCGACCAGGTGACAACTATCCGCACTGAGGAGTGCGACCTGCGCCGGGAATACCTGAACACGGCCTTCACGGATCTTATCCTCGACCTGCAGGGAGAACTGAACGACCTTCAGCAGGCACTACTGTACGGCGACGACGATGCTCAGGAACGTGAGCGACTTCAACAGCGAGTTGAAGATCTGAAGGCTCGGAAGGTGGAACGGCTCAAGGAGTTGGAGCTTATGATGAAGTTGACCGCCAACCTTCCCGATCTTCTGACGGAGGCTGTGATCGCCCCGGTTCCTGTGGCGACGGTGGAAAGCGAGGAGGAGGCGCCGGCGAAAGGCTTCCCGATGCGCCGCGACGACGAAGTCGAGGCCATCGCGATGGATGTGGCTATGCGCTACGAGCGCAGTCGTGGATGGACGCCCACAGACGTGAGCCGGGATGGAGAGCACTACGACGTTCGATCTGAGGGGCCGGGTGGCGAGAAACGGTTCATCGAGGTCAAAGGCCGAGCCCAGTCGGGCGCTATCATCCTGACGGGTCCAGAATTGGACAAGTTGGGTCAGCTCGGCGAGCGGGCTTGGCTCTACGTCATTACCTTCTGCAAGGGTGAGCGGCCGCGGTTACGGATTATCCAAGACCCAATTTCGAAGCTCACCCCGGAGATGCTGTACCGACAGATCCAGTACCTCATTGAAGAGAACGACTGGGCGGGACAGGGGGTTGAAGTCGCACCGGACGGATGGTCGGAATGA
- a CDS encoding helix-turn-helix domain-containing protein translates to MIEGFLARDEGKTLEFKENCRPLQGIVRTAVAFANTAGGTIVIGVKDKTKEVIGIADPLLNEERLANAFADGIRPLLVPDIQIHAWRKRQLLVVTVPHAVGPFYVRSEGSEAGVYIRLGSTNRPAGPELLAELQRLARNTFFDEQPCSETNSDDIDVRAASEFFAAVSRPLSPAKQRSLGLLVGQGTRAVPSIGAVLLFGKTRGRLFPSATIRCARFLGKDTAKFLDQTEIDEYLPKSVDSAVAFIERHTRQGIEIGRVRRRDVPEYPVEAVREAIINAIVHADYSIGGAGTKIAIFDDRIEITNPGLLPFGLTLEAALAGVSRLRNRVIGRTFRELGLIEQWGSGLGRITVACANAGQPAPRFEELGTNFRVTLFGERVKAPAQPEWQSELLGYLAKKNRISTRVAGELWKIPDRTARRRLRRLVDDGLLVEVGSGPKDPYRAYVLREERRGR, encoded by the coding sequence ATGATCGAAGGATTCCTGGCCCGTGACGAGGGTAAGACGCTGGAGTTCAAGGAGAACTGCCGCCCGCTCCAGGGTATCGTGCGGACTGCCGTCGCCTTTGCCAACACTGCGGGTGGTACTATTGTCATCGGCGTGAAGGACAAAACGAAAGAGGTGATCGGCATCGCTGATCCTCTGCTGAACGAGGAGCGGCTGGCCAATGCTTTTGCTGATGGCATCCGCCCGCTGCTGGTTCCCGACATCCAAATCCACGCCTGGCGAAAGCGCCAACTGCTTGTTGTGACGGTGCCGCATGCTGTGGGACCGTTTTACGTCCGCTCCGAAGGGTCTGAAGCCGGTGTCTATATCCGGCTCGGATCGACCAACCGCCCGGCGGGACCGGAATTGCTCGCAGAACTCCAACGCCTGGCCCGAAACACGTTCTTTGACGAGCAACCCTGCTCGGAAACGAACTCGGACGATATTGACGTCCGAGCAGCGTCCGAGTTCTTCGCGGCCGTCTCCAGACCGCTGAGCCCGGCAAAACAGCGGTCCCTGGGGCTGCTGGTGGGACAAGGTACACGAGCAGTGCCGAGTATCGGAGCCGTACTCCTCTTCGGCAAGACGCGGGGGCGCCTGTTCCCCTCGGCTACGATACGCTGCGCGCGATTCCTCGGGAAGGACACAGCCAAGTTCCTGGATCAAACCGAGATTGATGAGTATCTGCCGAAGTCCGTGGACAGCGCGGTGGCGTTCATCGAGCGCCACACGCGGCAGGGCATCGAGATTGGGCGCGTTCGACGGCGCGACGTGCCGGAGTACCCGGTCGAGGCGGTGCGCGAGGCGATCATCAATGCTATCGTCCACGCCGACTACAGCATTGGCGGGGCCGGTACGAAGATCGCCATCTTCGACGACCGGATCGAGATCACGAACCCTGGCTTGCTCCCGTTTGGACTGACGCTGGAGGCCGCTCTGGCAGGTGTCTCACGCCTCCGCAACCGCGTGATTGGCCGAACGTTCCGCGAACTGGGACTCATCGAGCAGTGGGGCTCAGGTCTCGGACGGATCACGGTCGCCTGCGCAAACGCCGGCCAGCCTGCCCCGCGATTCGAGGAACTGGGCACCAACTTCCGGGTCACCTTGTTCGGGGAGCGCGTGAAGGCTCCAGCGCAGCCGGAGTGGCAGTCTGAGTTGCTGGGGTACCTCGCGAAGAAAAATCGAATCTCCACTCGGGTGGCCGGAGAGTTGTGGAAGATTCCCGACCGTACGGCAAGAAGGCGCCTGCGCCGACTGGTTGATGACGGGCTGCTTGTCGAGGTTGGCAGCGGTCCCAAGGACCCGTACCGTGCGTACGTGTTGAGGGAAGAGAGGCGTGGCCGATGA
- a CDS encoding HD domain-containing protein, whose product MAKNIHEIRDPIHVFVRLDSHERQVLDSRPFQRLRHIHQLALSHLVYPGCTHRRFEHSLGVMELAGRVFDVITQQDAITDEIKQQLPQISCTDALAYWKRVLRMAALCHDIGHLPFSHTSEDLLPAGWTHEILTAEIIKSAEMQDIWQNMTPPLRAEDIVKLAIGPKKAAKVGVKAFSDWEAILAEIIVGDAFGVDRMDYLLRDSYHAGVTYGKFDHYRLIDTLRILTPPPVKKTERMEAEGRSADDSKEVMLGIEVGGLHSAESLLLARYFMFMQVYCHPVRRIYDIHLRDFLKEWLPHSTFSTDIEQHLAMTDIEVMHALRGACCDEAIAGHKHAKLILHRKHFKVLYARNPDDTQKNPDAVATIHTAVSERFGEANVRIDTYTQSGGAPEFPVLENDGRIVSSLAESQPLRNLPVVATGYVFINRDCREKAKVWLEGNRDDILAKQEGEEEG is encoded by the coding sequence ATGGCAAAGAACATTCATGAGATTCGGGACCCGATCCACGTATTTGTGAGGCTGGATTCACACGAGCGTCAGGTCCTTGACTCACGTCCGTTCCAGCGTCTTCGGCATATCCACCAGCTAGCGTTGTCTCACCTCGTATACCCGGGGTGCACACACAGGCGTTTCGAACACTCGCTCGGTGTTATGGAGCTAGCCGGTCGCGTCTTCGATGTCATTACACAACAAGACGCAATAACCGATGAGATTAAGCAACAGCTTCCCCAGATATCTTGTACGGATGCGCTTGCTTACTGGAAACGTGTTCTGCGGATGGCCGCTCTCTGTCATGACATTGGCCACTTGCCTTTCTCGCATACATCGGAAGACCTTCTCCCAGCGGGCTGGACTCACGAAATCCTGACGGCGGAGATCATCAAGAGTGCAGAGATGCAGGATATCTGGCAGAACATGACGCCACCGCTCCGGGCTGAGGACATCGTCAAGCTAGCAATCGGCCCGAAGAAAGCTGCTAAGGTTGGGGTTAAGGCGTTCTCCGATTGGGAAGCAATTCTCGCTGAAATCATCGTTGGGGATGCTTTCGGCGTGGACCGAATGGACTATCTTCTTCGAGATTCGTATCACGCTGGTGTAACCTATGGCAAGTTTGACCACTATCGCTTGATCGATACGTTGCGTATTCTTACACCGCCGCCAGTTAAGAAAACGGAGCGGATGGAGGCTGAAGGGCGATCAGCAGACGACAGCAAGGAAGTAATGCTGGGGATAGAGGTCGGTGGTCTACATTCAGCCGAGTCACTTCTGTTGGCGCGGTACTTTATGTTTATGCAGGTCTATTGCCACCCGGTACGCCGCATCTATGATATCCACCTACGGGATTTCCTTAAAGAGTGGCTACCGCACAGTACCTTCAGCACAGACATCGAACAACACTTAGCCATGACGGATATCGAAGTCATGCACGCTCTGCGCGGCGCTTGTTGTGACGAGGCAATTGCGGGCCATAAGCACGCAAAGCTCATCCTGCACCGGAAACACTTCAAGGTTCTATACGCAAGGAACCCAGACGACACACAAAAGAATCCCGACGCAGTTGCCACCATTCACACAGCTGTTAGCGAGCGTTTTGGTGAAGCGAACGTCAGAATAGACACTTATACTCAGAGCGGAGGAGCACCTGAGTTCCCAGTGCTAGAGAATGACGGACGTATTGTATCGTCACTGGCGGAGTCGCAACCCTTGAGGAACCTACCTGTTGTTGCAACGGGTTACGTCTTTATCAACCGGGATTGTCGAGAAAAGGCCAAGGTGTGGCTTGAAGGGAATCGTGACGATATCCTCGCGAAACAGGAGGGGGAGGAGGAAGGATGA
- a CDS encoding DUF1156 domain-containing protein, translating into MSKYNGMNNDCPHLIEVALPMREISAESVHQRKAQRGHISALHLWRPRLRIIRDPISKLNLEMLYRQVQYLVEEEDRSRQGIVVQEVP; encoded by the coding sequence ATGTCCAAGTACAATGGCATGAACAACGACTGTCCCCACCTGATCGAGGTGGCGCTTCCGATGCGGGAGATCTCGGCGGAGAGTGTGCATCAGAGGAAGGCGCAGCGTGGGCACATCTCGGCATTACACCTTTGGCGGCCGCGGTTGCGCATTATCCGGGACCCCATCTCGAAGCTCAACCTGGAGATGCTGTACCGGCAAGTCCAGTACCTGGTTGAAGAGGAAGACCGGAGCCGACAGGGTATTGTCGTGCAGGAGGTGCCGTGA